In Deinococcus sp. QL22, a genomic segment contains:
- a CDS encoding IS1 family transposase: MLECDELCTCVAQQTTNIWTWLAMNRATRQIVGCFIGNRAAAGASLLWQSLPTPYLDAVCHTDGLSADKGVVFGALHVIGRTQQIERFNATLRLRIAHLVRKSLSFSRKPEPLERLVWMFIHRDNAS, from the coding sequence GTGCTGGAGTGCGATGAGCTATGCACCTGTGTGGCGCAGCAGACAACGAACATCTGGACTTGGCTCGCCATGAACCGTGCCACCCGCCAGATCGTCGGCTGTTTCATCGGAAACCGAGCTGCCGCTGGAGCCTCCCTGCTGTGGCAGAGCCTCCCCACCCCGTATCTCGATGCCGTGTGTCATACCGACGGCCTCAGTGCCGACAAAGGCGTTGTTTTTGGTGCGCTGCACGTCATCGGCAGGACACAACAGATCGAACGGTTCAACGCCACCCTGCGGCTCCGTATCGCTCATTTGGTTCGCAAGAGCTTGTCCTTCAGCCGCAAACCAGAGCCTCTCGAACGCCTCGTCTGGATGTTCATTCATCGCGACAACGCCTCATGA
- a CDS encoding WGxxGxxG family protein, which translates to MKLKTAVLLCTLTLATPAFAQDATDATATDTPTTTNTTNNNDDGFDWGWLGLLGLAGLAGLRRQPERVVTSNTTQR; encoded by the coding sequence ATGAAGCTCAAAACTGCTGTGCTGCTGTGCACCTTGACCCTGGCTACGCCCGCGTTCGCGCAAGACGCTACGGACGCCACCGCCACGGATACGCCCACGACCACCAACACCACCAATAACAACGATGACGGATTTGACTGGGGCTGGCTGGGCCTCTTGGGCTTGGCGGGCCTGGCGGGTTTACGGCGACAACCGGAGCGCGTCGTTACCTCAAATACCACCCAACGCTGA